A portion of the Cellulophaga algicola DSM 14237 genome contains these proteins:
- a CDS encoding DUF4870 domain-containing protein, giving the protein MTDTLSKHEKNLSALLHASTFSKFFIPFGNFILPLILWVANKNDYKYVDYNGKQALNFQLSLLLYSIIIGIISVPFFIGLFPNLLDFGNFSFGNLNHFNTMNFHFDSNDFRFGSWLIPFGITGLLSGVLFVLNIVYTILAVIKTNEGQPFSYPLTIKFIK; this is encoded by the coding sequence ATGACAGATACCTTATCAAAACACGAAAAAAACCTTTCTGCACTTTTGCATGCATCGACGTTTTCTAAGTTTTTTATTCCTTTTGGAAACTTCATTTTGCCCTTGATTCTATGGGTCGCAAATAAGAATGACTATAAGTATGTGGACTACAATGGAAAACAGGCTTTAAATTTTCAATTAAGCTTGTTGCTTTATTCCATAATTATAGGCATTATAAGTGTTCCTTTTTTTATTGGTTTATTTCCTAACCTATTAGATTTTGGTAATTTTTCTTTTGGTAATCTAAATCATTTCAATACCATGAATTTCCATTTTGATAGTAATGACTTTAGATTTGGTAGTTGGCTAATCCCTTTTGGTATAACAGGCTTATTAAGCGGAGTTTTATTTGTATTGAATATTGTATATACCATTTTAGCCGTTATAAAAACAAATGAAGGTCAACCGTTTTCATACCCATTAACTATTAAGTTTATAAAGTAA
- a CDS encoding DUF4442 domain-containing protein, which yields MGVSASKFNSFTFFKLPSAWWCGVRLRHIDQKKAVVTVTHRWVNQNPFKSMFWAVQGMAAELSTGAMMIDQIKESGQKISMLVANNNASFTKKATGKITFTCEDGHLIQEGINKTVATGEGQTIWMKSVGVNTDGVVVSTFNFEWTIKLRKK from the coding sequence ATGGGAGTTTCCGCAAGTAAGTTTAATTCGTTCACATTTTTTAAGTTGCCTTCGGCTTGGTGGTGTGGCGTACGTTTACGTCATATAGATCAAAAAAAGGCAGTAGTAACGGTTACGCACAGGTGGGTAAACCAAAATCCTTTTAAATCTATGTTCTGGGCGGTTCAAGGTATGGCTGCAGAATTGTCTACAGGCGCTATGATGATTGATCAAATTAAGGAGAGCGGACAAAAAATTTCTATGTTAGTAGCCAATAATAATGCAAGCTTTACAAAAAAAGCTACAGGAAAAATTACATTTACTTGCGAAGATGGTCATCTCATTCAAGAGGGTATCAATAAAACGGTTGCTACAGGAGAAGGCCAAACCATTTGGATGAAGTCCGTAGGAGTAAATACAGATGGAGTAGTGGTTTCTACCTTTAATTTTGAATGGACTATAAAGTTAAGGAAAAAATAA
- a CDS encoding DUF6268 family outer membrane beta-barrel protein, translating to MSLFGAYQNLNIGYVDKDVPFETYQIDNFQTFSLGLLYDRILENGWGFSLKLAPQISSNFDIQEIDGRDVFINGTLLFDKLNQEKQSMWTFGVEYDAQNGLNFPIPIVAYTKRLNEKWAYKIGFPDARLKWTLHENHNFEAFTTLDGFAGNINDDLEVYKTDYVGTLKNTYLVGGLGYNITFLKDFELNAKAGYSAFNTMEVQDYDTDEIYDFDMQNGFYYNFGLKYNLNKKAKVKSPY from the coding sequence ATTAGTTTATTTGGAGCATATCAAAATTTAAATATTGGCTATGTTGATAAAGATGTACCTTTTGAAACCTATCAAATAGATAACTTTCAAACGTTTAGTTTAGGTCTTTTGTACGATAGAATTCTTGAAAACGGATGGGGCTTTTCTTTGAAATTAGCCCCGCAGATATCTTCAAATTTTGATATTCAAGAGATTGATGGTAGAGATGTCTTTATAAATGGAACTTTACTATTTGATAAATTAAACCAAGAAAAACAGTCTATGTGGACCTTTGGGGTGGAGTATGATGCTCAAAATGGCTTAAATTTTCCAATTCCTATAGTTGCTTATACCAAACGTTTAAATGAAAAATGGGCTTATAAAATTGGTTTTCCTGATGCTAGATTAAAATGGACGTTACATGAAAATCACAATTTTGAAGCATTTACGACCTTAGATGGTTTTGCAGGGAATATTAATGATGACCTAGAAGTTTATAAAACAGATTATGTTGGCACTTTAAAGAACACCTATTTGGTAGGTGGTTTAGGGTATAACATAACATTTCTTAAAGATTTTGAGTTGAATGCTAAAGCGGGGTATTCTGCATTTAATACAATGGAGGTTCAGGATTATGATACGGATGAAATTTATGATTTTGACATGCAGAATGGTTTTTATTATAATTTTGGATTGAAATATAATTTAAATAAGAAAGCAAAAGTCAAAAGTCCTTATTAG
- a CDS encoding NUDIX domain-containing protein yields MKNGTVKNITKKLLSDNWYRLDKYFFEYHREDGAWEKQEREVYDCGDAAAILLIHKERASVILTQQFRMPAYQNGVAKGMLVEVCAGLLDGDTPEDCIRKEVLEETGYKITEVKKVFESFMVPGTVMQKVHFFIGFVEDAMRVNEGGGAADETENIEVLEFPFSSAYDMIATGEIVDGKSIMLLQHLKIQHLSGNL; encoded by the coding sequence TTGAAAAACGGAACGGTAAAAAATATAACCAAAAAACTGTTATCAGATAACTGGTACAGGTTAGATAAATATTTTTTTGAGTATCATAGAGAAGATGGTGCTTGGGAAAAACAAGAGCGTGAAGTTTATGATTGCGGAGATGCTGCAGCCATTCTTTTAATTCATAAAGAAAGAGCATCTGTAATTTTAACCCAACAGTTTCGAATGCCTGCATACCAAAACGGAGTGGCTAAAGGGATGTTAGTTGAGGTTTGTGCTGGCCTTCTAGATGGAGATACTCCTGAAGATTGTATTAGAAAAGAAGTCTTAGAAGAAACAGGTTATAAAATTACGGAGGTAAAAAAAGTCTTTGAAAGTTTTATGGTTCCGGGAACCGTCATGCAGAAAGTTCATTTTTTTATAGGATTTGTAGAAGATGCCATGAGAGTAAATGAAGGAGGTGGTGCAGCAGATGAAACCGAAAATATTGAAGTGTTAGAATTTCCTTTTTCTTCTGCTTATGATATGATTGCTACAGGAGAAATTGTAGATGGTAAGTCCATTATGTTATTACAACATTTAAAAATACAGCATCTATCTGGTAACTTGTAG
- a CDS encoding D-alanyl-D-alanine carboxypeptidase/D-alanyl-D-alanine-endopeptidase yields the protein MRRIFILSLITSLLYSCATTKIKKIRKETAQMLTESLFDNQFLGVFIYDPLNNDTILKYNSEKYFTPASTTKIATLYTVLKTLPKKIPALKYYTTADTIYIEGTGDPSFLHPYFKDSTALSFLKKYKNIKLYLNNFDSNAYGPGWAWEDYDAYFQPERSPFPIYGNVVSVYKNDSLTVTPSFFKKEVKVLMAPKAREHYENTFYYNPDKNDTLETPFIVDSTLVRTLLEKALNKKINLVNTFPKVEKQTVYSIPTDSVLKRMMAVSDNFLAEQLLILVSTTLSDTLSVTKAQQYILKNNLADLKQPPRWVDGSGLSRYNLFTPEAMVHILKKIYDEEPRERLFNLFPIVETLRAPTDSYGATNAPFIYAKSGSLGNVYCLSGYLLTKSGKTILFSFMNNHYKQPTAEIKKQMQLIFENLRDKY from the coding sequence ATGCGAAGAATATTTATATTATCATTGATTACCAGCTTATTATACAGTTGTGCAACGACCAAAATTAAAAAAATTCGTAAAGAGACCGCACAAATGTTAACAGAGTCTTTATTCGACAATCAGTTTCTAGGCGTGTTCATATATGACCCCTTAAACAACGATACTATCCTAAAATATAATAGCGAAAAGTATTTTACACCTGCTAGTACTACCAAAATAGCAACCTTGTATACTGTATTAAAAACGCTTCCTAAAAAAATTCCTGCGTTAAAATATTATACCACTGCAGATACTATTTATATTGAAGGTACTGGAGATCCTAGTTTTTTACACCCGTACTTTAAAGACAGCACTGCTCTTTCTTTTTTAAAAAAGTACAAAAACATTAAACTCTATTTAAATAATTTTGATTCAAACGCTTATGGACCTGGATGGGCTTGGGAAGATTATGATGCTTATTTTCAACCAGAACGTTCTCCTTTTCCTATATATGGTAATGTGGTGTCTGTTTATAAAAATGATTCTCTAACTGTAACTCCATCATTCTTTAAAAAAGAGGTAAAGGTACTAATGGCACCAAAGGCTCGGGAGCACTATGAAAATACTTTTTATTATAATCCTGATAAAAATGATACGCTAGAAACTCCTTTCATAGTAGATTCTACATTGGTTAGAACACTTTTAGAAAAAGCATTGAATAAGAAAATTAATCTTGTAAATACGTTTCCTAAAGTTGAAAAGCAAACAGTATATAGTATCCCTACAGATTCCGTTTTAAAAAGAATGATGGCCGTAAGTGATAATTTTCTAGCAGAACAACTCCTTATTTTAGTTAGCACTACCCTGTCTGACACTTTAAGTGTTACCAAAGCGCAGCAATATATTTTAAAAAACAATCTTGCTGATTTAAAACAACCACCAAGATGGGTAGATGGTTCTGGGCTTTCTAGGTATAATTTATTTACACCAGAAGCTATGGTACATATTCTAAAAAAAATATATGATGAGGAACCGCGTGAACGCCTATTTAATTTATTTCCAATAGTTGAAACCTTAAGAGCCCCCACGGATTCATATGGAGCAACTAATGCTCCCTTTATTTATGCAAAATCTGGATCTTTAGGGAACGTATATTGCTTGAGTGGTTATTTACTAACCAAATCTGGCAAAACCATACTATTTAGTTTTATGAATAATCACTATAAACAACCCACAGCCGAAATTAAGAAACAAATGCAGCTCATTTTTGAAAATTTAAGAGACAAGTACTAA
- a CDS encoding LysR substrate-binding domain-containing protein: MTITQLQYVLAVAEYQNFTLAAEKSFVTQPTLSMQVQKLEDELDVLIFDRGKKPIAVTEVGKKIVAQAKNIVNEANRIKDIVDQEKGFIGGEFTLGIIPTVMPTLLPMFLNTFIKKYPKVNLIIKEQNTEDMIRNIQDGHLDAGIAVTPLEIEFIKERPLYYEPFVGYVPKNHRLNGISKLKTEDLDINDILLLRDGHCFRDGVINLCKASKDAHGETFQLQSGSFETLVNLVNEGMGMTLLPFLNTLTLDEKKKENLKYFESPSPAREVSLIYHKSELKIQITEALREVISSIVRGAIAFQDVKIISPLNKK, encoded by the coding sequence ATGACTATAACGCAATTGCAATATGTTTTGGCTGTTGCCGAATACCAAAATTTCACCTTAGCTGCTGAAAAAAGTTTTGTAACTCAGCCTACTTTAAGTATGCAAGTTCAGAAATTAGAAGACGAATTAGATGTTTTAATTTTTGATCGTGGCAAGAAGCCAATTGCGGTTACCGAAGTGGGAAAAAAAATTGTAGCGCAGGCAAAGAATATTGTCAATGAAGCCAATAGAATAAAAGATATAGTTGACCAAGAAAAAGGGTTTATCGGAGGCGAATTTACCCTAGGAATTATACCTACGGTAATGCCAACACTATTACCAATGTTTTTAAATACGTTTATAAAAAAATATCCAAAAGTAAATTTGATCATTAAAGAGCAAAATACAGAGGATATGATCAGGAATATTCAAGATGGTCATTTAGATGCAGGAATTGCTGTTACACCATTAGAAATTGAATTTATTAAAGAACGTCCTTTATATTATGAACCATTTGTTGGCTATGTTCCAAAGAATCATCGCCTTAATGGTATAAGCAAACTTAAGACCGAAGATTTAGATATTAATGACATACTTCTTTTAAGAGATGGCCATTGTTTTAGAGATGGCGTGATAAACCTTTGTAAAGCTTCAAAAGATGCGCATGGTGAAACTTTTCAGCTACAAAGCGGGAGTTTTGAGACTTTAGTAAATTTGGTAAATGAAGGTATGGGTATGACCTTACTTCCGTTTTTAAATACATTAACCTTAGATGAAAAGAAAAAGGAAAATTTAAAATATTTTGAAAGTCCGTCACCTGCAAGAGAAGTAAGTTTAATATATCATAAAAGTGAATTAAAAATACAAATAACAGAAGCACTAAGAGAAGTAATTTCTAGTATTGTTAGAGGAGCAATAGCCTTTCAAGATGTAAAAATCATTAGTCCGCTTAATAAAAAATAA
- a CDS encoding Dps family protein — translation MKLNSIGLDQEKSAQLSSDLNTLLANFQTYYQNLRGIHWNIKGKRFFDLHVKFEELYTDANEKVDLIAERILTLGGHPLHTFEDYIANTSIKVGKNINKDDAAIHLIIDSLSKLLVIERKILNTSDDANDEGTNSMMSDFIAEQEKTVWMMKAWLTEEV, via the coding sequence ATGAAACTAAATAGCATAGGATTAGATCAAGAAAAATCTGCACAATTAAGTAGCGACCTAAATACTTTATTAGCAAATTTTCAAACTTACTATCAAAATTTAAGAGGTATACACTGGAATATTAAAGGAAAGCGTTTTTTCGATTTGCATGTTAAATTTGAAGAATTGTACACAGATGCAAATGAAAAAGTAGACTTGATTGCAGAAAGAATATTAACCCTAGGCGGTCATCCGTTGCATACTTTTGAAGATTATATTGCAAACACATCAATTAAGGTTGGTAAAAACATCAATAAAGATGATGCAGCGATACATTTAATTATAGATTCTTTAAGTAAACTTCTTGTGATAGAACGAAAAATTTTAAATACATCTGATGATGCTAATGATGAAGGAACTAATTCTATGATGAGTGATTTTATTGCCGAACAAGAGAAAACAGTTTGGATGATGAAAGCTTGGTTAACTGAAGAAGTATAA
- a CDS encoding DUF2141 domain-containing protein — MKNLVVTSILILCAFFAKAQDTQSYTLVVSIGHINNNNGKVLLSLHTADTFMKGPGIQNVDREIVNGKINVSFENIKPGTYAIMALHDENDNKRMDYETNGMPKENYGMSGNEMSYGPPSFEDAKFRVTDKNLDFNIRF, encoded by the coding sequence ATGAAAAATTTAGTAGTTACTTCTATCCTAATTTTATGTGCATTTTTTGCTAAAGCTCAAGACACACAAAGCTATACACTAGTGGTGTCTATTGGTCATATCAACAACAACAATGGCAAAGTATTACTTTCTTTACACACTGCAGATACATTTATGAAAGGCCCAGGTATACAAAATGTAGATAGAGAAATAGTAAACGGGAAAATAAATGTAAGCTTTGAAAATATAAAACCGGGAACCTATGCTATTATGGCCTTACATGATGAAAACGACAACAAGCGTATGGATTATGAAACAAACGGAATGCCAAAAGAAAACTACGGCATGTCTGGAAATGAAATGTCTTATGGACCACCGAGTTTTGAGGATGCAAAATTTAGGGTAACAGACAAAAATTTAGACTTCAATATTCGATTTTGA
- a CDS encoding SecDF P1 head subdomain-containing protein gives MFFKIFLLIMSMLLAKTTYSQAKPINTDTISGLYLTKSYNGFTGDNYETLILKDTPSIYLSDIKEVSQNFNYLGKPAVQIVLTTLGSKKLKAITTEFTGEPLVIYFGTKIVLAPTMMNPITGGQLEISSNLTLKETDGMVRWLRSRIGN, from the coding sequence ATGTTCTTTAAAATTTTTCTTCTAATTATGAGTATGCTCTTAGCAAAAACTACATATTCTCAAGCTAAACCTATCAATACAGACACAATTTCTGGTTTGTATTTGACTAAAAGTTATAATGGGTTTACTGGCGATAATTACGAAACTCTTATTCTTAAAGATACCCCTTCCATATATTTATCGGATATAAAAGAAGTTTCTCAAAATTTTAATTACTTAGGTAAGCCTGCTGTTCAGATCGTATTAACCACTTTGGGAAGCAAAAAACTAAAAGCAATAACCACCGAATTTACGGGCGAACCTTTGGTCATTTATTTTGGAACTAAAATAGTCTTAGCCCCTACAATGATGAACCCGATTACAGGCGGGCAATTAGAAATCTCAAGCAATCTTACGCTAAAAGAAACTGATGGAATGGTCCGTTGGTTAAGGTCAAGAATTGGTAATTAA
- a CDS encoding FMN-binding negative transcriptional regulator has product MFTPKYYEQKDLKEIKEFLVENSFGILVNQVDNKPWATHIPLELAIDEDGSDILVGHIARANPQGKHFSENNTVLCIFNGPHSYISSSWYKEEEVPTWNYIAVHVYGKLSILSEKEVMASMHKLVNKYEKKSKNPISLNDMSDKTLRQVKGVIGFKIKINDIQATYKLSQTRPEDHEKIIDELEASKNPSACAIAQSMKKNTPKN; this is encoded by the coding sequence ATGTTTACTCCAAAGTATTACGAGCAAAAGGATTTAAAAGAAATTAAAGAATTTTTAGTTGAAAACAGTTTCGGGATACTCGTTAATCAAGTTGATAACAAACCTTGGGCAACACATATTCCTCTAGAATTAGCTATAGATGAAGATGGTTCCGATATTCTAGTTGGTCATATTGCCAGAGCAAATCCTCAAGGCAAACACTTTTCCGAAAACAATACTGTTCTTTGCATTTTTAATGGTCCGCATTCTTATATATCTTCTTCATGGTATAAAGAAGAAGAGGTACCTACTTGGAACTATATTGCGGTACATGTATATGGGAAATTAAGTATTCTTAGCGAAAAAGAAGTGATGGCGTCCATGCATAAACTAGTCAACAAATATGAGAAAAAATCTAAAAACCCCATTTCTTTGAATGATATGTCTGATAAAACACTTAGACAAGTTAAAGGGGTAATCGGGTTTAAAATTAAAATAAATGATATTCAAGCTACATACAAACTATCCCAAACAAGGCCTGAAGATCATGAAAAAATTATTGATGAATTAGAAGCTTCTAAAAATCCTAGTGCTTGTGCTATTGCCCAATCCATGAAAAAGAATACACCAAAAAATTAA
- a CDS encoding sensor histidine kinase — MLAPKAHKEEERRLAALQSYTILDSLPEEDYDNLSKIASEICGTPISMISLIDDKRQWFKSSYGLDVKETEREISFCGHMINETNDVFIVQDAREDDRFFDNPLVTGDTNVVFYAGVPLMTANNLPIGSLCVIDHEPKTLNKSQIESLKALSNQVMKLIELRKNELLLQEALSNQKEKNTELERFAYIAAHDLKSPLNNISTLTDIFIDQYGSKIDSQGVDILNMIVSSSNRLKGLIEGLLDYSKSDHLLNEKTTKVSIEKVKNNINSIFSSNPHIHLTVLSELNTLTINETALDQILINLVTNAIKYSDKPEVQITIGIDDSKTHYLFYVEDNGPGIPEDKYNSIFDIFTINTPLDKFGVRGNGIGLATVKKVIEKLGGEITVKSTLGEGSKFSFTIKKQPL, encoded by the coding sequence ATGCTTGCTCCAAAAGCGCACAAAGAAGAAGAAAGAAGGTTAGCAGCGCTACAATCTTATACTATTTTAGATTCATTACCAGAAGAAGATTATGATAATCTATCTAAAATAGCTTCTGAAATATGTGGCACTCCTATTTCCATGATTTCATTAATTGATGATAAACGACAATGGTTTAAATCTTCATACGGATTAGATGTTAAAGAAACAGAACGAGAAATTTCGTTCTGTGGTCATATGATTAATGAAACAAATGACGTATTTATAGTGCAGGATGCTAGAGAAGATGATCGTTTTTTTGATAATCCCTTGGTCACTGGCGATACCAATGTTGTTTTTTATGCAGGTGTGCCTTTGATGACAGCCAACAACTTACCCATTGGCTCTCTTTGCGTCATAGATCATGAACCTAAAACATTAAACAAAAGTCAGATAGAATCTTTAAAAGCACTATCTAACCAAGTTATGAAACTAATAGAGCTTCGCAAAAACGAACTTCTACTACAAGAAGCTTTATCCAATCAAAAAGAAAAAAATACAGAATTAGAGCGCTTTGCATATATCGCTGCGCATGATTTAAAATCGCCCTTAAACAATATATCAACGCTAACAGATATATTTATTGATCAATATGGATCAAAAATTGATTCTCAAGGAGTAGATATTTTAAATATGATAGTAAGCTCTTCTAATAGATTAAAAGGCCTAATTGAAGGCTTATTAGACTATAGCAAAAGTGACCATCTTTTAAATGAAAAAACTACAAAGGTTAGTATTGAGAAAGTAAAAAATAATATCAATAGTATATTTAGCTCAAATCCTCATATACACCTAACAGTACTATCAGAATTGAATACCCTTACTATTAATGAAACTGCTTTAGATCAAATACTCATTAATCTAGTAACTAATGCCATTAAATATAGTGATAAACCCGAAGTACAAATAACAATTGGGATTGATGACTCTAAAACTCATTATCTTTTTTATGTTGAAGATAATGGCCCTGGTATTCCTGAAGATAAATACAATAGCATTTTTGATATTTTTACGATCAACACTCCTCTAGATAAATTTGGCGTAAGAGGTAATGGTATTGGTTTAGCTACAGTAAAGAAGGTTATTGAAAAATTAGGAGGTGAGATTACGGTGAAATCTACATTAGGAGAAGGTTCTAAATTTAGTTTTACGATAAAAAAACAGCCTTTATAA
- a CDS encoding carboxypeptidase-like regulatory domain-containing protein produces the protein MKINTTNHPIKSWVVLIVILGTLGGSQKIKASYNFQVEQQEVFNQYKGKIIDSNTKKELVFATIAIENSNISTVTNSEGDFSLKVPKNMEEVTVFISFLGYKTKTINLSDLKDTTLKIALETAVTALSEVNIVVPNNAELVVRETLRNKGANYFEFPTLMTAFYRETIKKRKKNVSLSEAVVNIHKTSYSSKQTDAVELYKARKSTDYSKLDTLTLKLQGGPFNTLFIDLMKYPEYVFTEETIPLYTYTFERSARINEQLIYVINFVQKEKTPNQLYKGQLFIDAKHKILTSAIYELNITDRENAARMFVKRKPAKANVYPTAVAYRVDYREKDNKWYYGYSNVMLEFKINWDDKWFNSVYSMTCEMAVTDWEKNIGKNLKGREKLRKNIILSDEAVGFSDPDFWGEYNIIEPEKSIESAIKKIQKQIKKNKIGGTVAALKP, from the coding sequence ATGAAAATTAATACTACTAATCATCCTATAAAATCCTGGGTAGTACTCATCGTAATACTAGGAACGCTCGGAGGTTCTCAAAAAATTAAAGCCTCCTATAATTTTCAAGTGGAACAACAAGAAGTATTTAATCAATACAAGGGCAAAATTATTGATTCAAATACTAAAAAAGAATTGGTATTCGCCACGATAGCTATAGAAAATTCTAACATAAGTACCGTTACAAATTCGGAGGGCGATTTTAGCTTAAAAGTTCCTAAAAACATGGAAGAAGTCACTGTCTTTATTAGTTTTTTAGGCTACAAAACTAAAACAATTAATTTAAGTGACTTAAAAGATACTACTCTTAAAATTGCATTAGAAACTGCTGTAACGGCATTATCTGAAGTTAATATTGTGGTACCAAATAATGCAGAACTAGTAGTTCGCGAAACTTTACGAAACAAAGGAGCTAATTATTTTGAATTTCCTACACTAATGACGGCTTTCTATAGAGAAACTATAAAAAAACGAAAAAAAAATGTATCTCTTTCTGAAGCCGTAGTAAACATTCACAAAACCTCATATTCTTCTAAACAAACAGACGCCGTAGAACTCTATAAAGCAAGAAAAAGTACTGATTATAGCAAGCTAGACACATTGACATTAAAATTACAAGGGGGTCCGTTTAATACACTTTTTATCGATTTAATGAAATACCCTGAATATGTATTCACTGAAGAAACCATACCTCTTTATACGTATACTTTTGAACGATCTGCAAGGATAAATGAGCAGCTTATTTACGTAATTAATTTCGTGCAAAAAGAAAAGACTCCTAATCAACTTTATAAAGGACAACTTTTCATAGATGCTAAACATAAAATTCTGACTAGTGCAATTTACGAGCTAAACATTACAGATCGTGAAAATGCCGCACGTATGTTTGTAAAACGAAAACCTGCAAAAGCTAATGTCTATCCTACTGCAGTAGCCTACCGAGTAGATTATAGAGAAAAAGACAATAAATGGTACTACGGGTACAGCAATGTCATGTTAGAATTTAAAATTAATTGGGATGATAAATGGTTTAACTCTGTCTATAGTATGACTTGTGAAATGGCCGTCACTGATTGGGAAAAAAATATAGGCAAAAACTTAAAAGGAAGAGAAAAATTGCGTAAAAACATTATTTTAAGTGATGAAGCTGTAGGTTTTTCTGATCCAGATTTCTGGGGTGAATATAACATTATAGAGCCCGAAAAATCAATTGAATCTGCTATTAAAAAAATCCAGAAACAAATAAAAAAAAATAAGATAGGCGGTACAGTAGCTGCTCTTAAACCCTAA